The genomic segment atgatcaacATTGATcaacattcgtatctcagagaaactaaaTGTATAAtgacatagaacatctgtacagcactgaaaaacactattaaaaaaaaaagaaaaaatcccgaactgtactgctgaacctcgtcttctttaatattagcatcacaagggtatccatgtattataaaaaaaaaaacagatgggcctcttcagtgagttacaggaaaacaattccatctctgtctaatttatgacatcacagaaatgtaattaatttCTTGTAACACACTGaacccatctattattctatatatatatatatatatatatatatatatatatatatatatatatacagtgcctatagaaagtctacacccccttgaacttttttcacattttgttgtgtcagtgcctcatgcatttaaatgaggatttctTTTCCACTTATCTACGTACCATACTTCACACTGATaaagggaaaaaagtttttattgagaaaaaaattatatattacaaatctgaaagatcataatttagagttaatacttggtggaagcacctttggcagcacttacagctgtgagtctgttgggataggactttgcacacctagatttggcaatatttgaccattcttctttacaaaactgttcaagctatgtcaagttccttggggagcattgatggacagcaatcttcaagtcatgccacaaatttttgattggatttaggtcagggctctgactatCCCACTCAagtacatttacctttttgttccttagccacaccagtgtagctttggctgtgtgctttgggtcgttgtcatgctgaaaggtgaacttccatcccaatttcagctttcttgcagaggacagcaggttttcctcaaggacttctctgtactttgctccattcattttcccttctatcctgacaagtgccccaatccctgccgatgagaaacatccccataacatgatgctaccaccaccatgcttcacagtagggatggtgttctttgggtgatgcgctgtgttggatttgcgccaaacataacgctttgcatttaggacaaaaagttcaattttagttttgtcagaccacaaaactttttgccacatagcTACAGAATATTAAGTATTAAGtaatataaagtatttttttgcatacttcaaatgggtttcaaggtgggctttcttgagtaatggcttcatcttgccaccctaccatacaggccagatttgtggagtgcttgggatattgttgtcacaggCACACTTTGagcagtcttggccataaaagcctgtagctcttgcaaagttgccattggcctcttggtagcctctctgatcagtctccttcttgcttggtcatccagtttggagggacggcctgatctaggcagggtcttcgtgatgccatacaccttccacttcttaataaacgtcttgaccgtgctccaagggatattcaaggcctttggtatttttttatacccatcccctgatctgtgcctttcaacaactttgtcccagagttcttttgaaagctccttgatgctcatggttgagtctttgctttgaaatgcactacccagcagaaggaacctacaggaactactgcatttatcctgaaatcatgtgaatcactacaatttaacaccagtggaggccacttaacttggtttGTGactttgaaggcgattggttacacctgagctaatttaggattgctattacaaggggggtggacatttatccaaccaagctatttcagtttttgttttttattaattttctacaaatgtcTAGATTatctttttcacttggaagttgtggggtaggatgtgtagatcaatgaaaaaaaaatattttaatgctttttaattcctggctataaggcaacaaaaggtgaaaattttgaaaggtggtgtagactttctataggcacaattatatatatatatatatatatatatatatatatatatatatatatatatatatatatataatttaaaaaaataatgaaaagggAGGGCGATAAAATTTCATTTGGCTAGGGCGGTAGGGCGCCAGCCCTGGAGGTATGAAATTTGTTTGCAATCACATTTCTGGGTTTTTATCACTTTTACTTTttgtattcttattcttatttatttatttggcagacacgtTTATCCAATTCTTAATTAAGTAAAAATCCTCTGCTTCCTGTTAGGTAATGACTAGTGTAAACCAGCAATGCATTGACAGCCTGCTAGAACTCCATTTAAGCTTCAGGAACAAACATAATCCTTTACACAGTACAACTTTGTCTGCTTTCAGTACTCTGCCACTGGAGAGCCATTTCAATCAATATTTGGGCATTTTGTTAACAAAGTAGGCAAGCTCCTGGTACAACTTGCATCATGcaattatatacagtatcttcaaTATCTGTATTGTAGCACAGGAAGCTTTTTTTCTTAGTTTGTGAAGAAACGCTGGCAAATCAGCATGGGCTTTCAAGGTACAGCAACACCTGCTTAGTGGTAGTTTGAGTATTGCATAAACATATCACAGGTATTGCTCCACTGAAATTAAATTGAACAATTGCCTTCTCATTCTCTTGTGGGTTGAGaagattctgtaaaaaaaaaaaaaaaaagcttattagaAATGACCACAAGAACAAATTAATCCCACTGAGTATATCCTGCTACGTCATAAATACCCTTtaaatcataccctgatgtagcTGACCTTACTTCAGTATGCCGGTTTAACCTTTAGCACACGAATCCTTCCATGTCGGTGagtcttttcattttaaaccgtATTATAAGGCTTTATTTGTATAAtgctaatgtgttttatttaaataatgagggtcttgtttttaataaaaaaaacttataagaataataaaacaatgttttgtaaCTTCATTCTTTTCACTCTTTGAAAcataatttataatacaaatgtttataaaacatgtattattaatagaTGTCAAGATTTAttactgtttattagattaactatgatatatgtataatatttGATCTAATTAACACAGCATAAACAAATCTACTTCAACAGTATTTctaaaatgcatttacattatgCAGCTGTAATACTAATATGATAACAGTACGTAGATATGATTAGCTTTGAATGTAATCCAATTATATAATTTTTccagaaaccagaaatgtcaacAGGAAACATCTCGACTGTAAACACAGAGTTTATTCTGATTGGATTTCCTGGACTAGAAGGCTACCAGCACTGGCTCACTATTCCTTTCTCTGTTATGTATATTCTAGCCATTGTTGGGAATATTTTTCTCATTTGCATTATTAAACTTGAACCTAATCTGCATACACCTATGTATACTTTACTTTGTGTGTTGGCAACGGTAGATATTGGTTTATGCACTTCTACAATCCCTAAAATGCTGCAGATTTTCTGGCAAAAAGCCTGCAGTATTTCTTTTGAAGGATGCTTTATTCAAATGTTCTTCATTCATGTCATGTCTTCACTGGAATCTTCAACACTGGCAGTAATGGCTTATGACAGGTATGTTGCAATATACAACCCCTTGCATTACATATCTATATTGACCAAAGCTAAAATGGCTAAAATTATGGGGGTACTTTTTGCAAGATGTTTTATTTTAGCAGGACTTGTACCTGTTTTAGCATCAATGTTGCCTTACTGTTCAGCCAATACTATCCAACATTGCTTTTGTGATCATATGGCTGTTGCAAAGTTGGCGTGTAAAGATATCACAATGAATAGTTATTATGGTCTAACTGCAGCCTTTGTGATAATGGGCATGGATGTCTTGTTTATCCTATTTACTTATATAATGATTCTTCGAGCTGTCTCAAAGCTTGGATCAAAGGCAGCCTGGGTCAAGGCATTTAACACCTGTGGCTCccatttgtttgttattttgtatttttatacaaCCATGTTATTTACTTTTGTAACTTATAGGTTTGGTAAAAATGTTCCACCCCGAATTCATGTTATGTTTGCTGTCTTATATCTTCTTGTGCCACCAATGTTAAATCCTATAATTTATGGAGTGAGGACAAAGGAAATTCGTCAAGGATTTCGAAAGCTTTTTTTAAGGAACAAGATTAACTCAAAtgataaatgattttttttaaaattactttaaatgtacaggttgttggtttttgttttgtttgctagtATCACAAATAAATGAGTCATTCATTTTCACTtgacaaataaaaatgattttaacctGGCATACCTGTCATTTGAATAATCTGTCAAGATGCTAGTAATAAAAAACTGAACAGTTTACTGCAGCTAGGAGGCAAGAGGTAGTACTGGTAGAGTACTTAATACAGAAGGCAACAGCTTGTATATTTATATAGTCTTGACATTTCTggtgtatataaaatgtataaataatccATATGTGAAATGGAAAttatatgtgtttattatttttttgtattagtatAATATTAAATTTAGGCAGATATATATCTTAATAAAAATTGTTTTAGTGAACACTTTTGTCTTGTTATTTGTTAATATATTTGAAGTATATTAGCAGCTGATAGAAAGCAGGTGGATGTATAAATATTATTACATGGTATGTGACATTTCTTCACATAAACACGAATACTGTACATTTGATGCCGTATAccatataccgtattcctttgaatttaagactcccttgaatttaagacgtaGCCCAAagttcccaccctcaatttgaggagaaaataaaacataaaataaagatgcatttacaaagatacaacctgaATTACACACATACACGCCCTTTATTATAGAAAGGAATACCCCATTTATTTGCAAGGAAATGCTATAAACTTGTCTAttaggcatattattattattattattattattattattattattatttattttcttattttcttatccagggcgacttacaatcgtaagcaaatacatttcaagtatcacagtacaagtaataatacaattaagagcaagataaatacaatgactggttCAGCAACAACACCTCTCTCCTAGTTATCAGCCTCTGAGTTGGAGGAGTCCTCTTTATTACTTGACTTCTCCCAGACAATGACTCCCGCTTCGTtgatgtctgtctgtatgtcaggGATAATTCGAGATCAGgcttttgttgccgattttaatacacacaccactacactcaaatttaagacacaggtcATTTTTGAGATACTAAATGGCTTATTCAAAGGAATATGGTGCAAAaagtaaaacatataaaaacaaacaaataaataaataaatacattttaagatgttatctgtggtatttatttactACTGTTATTCACGTCTATTAGTATCGGCTAATTCaggacaaaaaaaacagcaaagaaatCAGAACACAATATGAATGGATCTATTTGAGAAACTTCTGTGCACAGGACACAGGACAAACAGTCATGACATAGCTCTGTGTCCATGGAGCACCTGGCCTATTTccttatatgtttttatttagtgcAAAGGTGCTGGAAACCAAAACCACCACTATGCCAAATACAGTACATGGGCATACAAAGAATGCTTCAAGATGCAGGTAAGACTGTCATAA from the Acipenser ruthenus chromosome 9, fAciRut3.2 maternal haplotype, whole genome shotgun sequence genome contains:
- the LOC117406313 gene encoding olfactory receptor 52E4-like, whose translation is MSKPEMSTGNISTVNTEFILIGFPGLEGYQHWLTIPFSVMYILAIVGNIFLICIIKLEPNLHTPMYTLLCVLATVDIGLCTSTIPKMLQIFWQKACSISFEGCFIQMFFIHVMSSLESSTLAVMAYDRYVAIYNPLHYISILTKAKMAKIMGVLFARCFILAGLVPVLASMLPYCSANTIQHCFCDHMAVAKLACKDITMNSYYGLTAAFVIMGMDVLFILFTYIMILRAVSKLGSKAAWVKAFNTCGSHLFVILYFYTTMLFTFVTYRFGKNVPPRIHVMFAVLYLLVPPMLNPIIYGVRTKEIRQGFRKLFLRNKINSNDK